The nucleotide sequence CAGTTTTATGAAATTCCTAAAGGGATGAAAAATGTCTAAATTTGATAGTCAAATTGCAACTTTTGCAACTTATCTCGGTGATGACATGCTTGTGCTGGGCCACCGTTTATCGGAGTGGTGCGGACATGGGCCGATGTTAGAAGAAGACATTGCGCTAACGAATATTGCGCTTGATTGTGTTGGGCAGGCTAAATTTTATTTCGACTTAGCTGGAAGGCTTGAAAATCAAGGTCGTGATGCCGACAAACTCGCCTATTGGCGAGATGAAAGGGAGTTTAAAAATTGCGTCTTGGTTGAACTTCCCAAGGGCGATTTCGGAGTAACAATTTTGCGACAATTTCTTTATGAAACATTTTACGATTTGGTTTTAGCAGATCTAACAAACTCCAAATTCGAACCTTTAAAAGACCTTGCGCTACGCGCAAAACGCGAAACAAACTACCATCTGAAGCACACAACTGAGTGGATTTATCGTCTGGGAACGGGCACAGCAGAAAGTCACAAGCGCATGCAAGTAGCTTTGGATTACCTCTATCGCTATACAGCAGAATTATTTGCTGATGATGAAGTTCTAGATGCATTAAGTAGAGAGCAAATTGCACCTAAGTTTTCCAGCCTAAAACAGAGCTGGGTCAATAAAGTTCAGACAGTATTACAAGCTGCGACACTTGAAATCCCAACACCGGTTCAGGGATTTTCTCTCAATGGCAGGCTTGGACGACATAGTGAGCATTTAGGACATATGCTTAGCGAAATGCAAATTGTTGCTCGCTCACACCCAGGAGCTACGTGGTAGAGCGAACTCAAACAGTTCCCTCCAACGCAGACATTTTAGCTGTATTGGCAGAAGTTTTCGACCCGGAAATTCCAACGCTTTCTGTGCTCGATCTGGGCATTGTGCGTGAGGTTGAAGCTAGTGCTTCAAAAATCAAAGTCAAAATTACACCTACCTACTCGGGTTGCCCGGCAATGCAGATGATTGAAAATGATATCAAGCAGGCGCTTGGCACTAAATATACATTACCAATCCAAGTTGACGTTGTGCTTGCTCCCGCTTGGACGACAGAGTGGTTGACTGAAAAGGGTCGTGCGGGCTTGAAAGCTTCAGCAATTGCTCCCCCAGACAAGCTCGTTACTCTGGGTAAGCAAACACCAGCTTGTCCTTACTGTAACTCTCGCGAGACAGAAAAAACTAGTGAATTCGGCTCAACAGCTTGTAAAAGTTTTTATCGTTGCAAAGCGTGTTTACAGCCGTTTGATTATTTCAAAGAGCTCTAGGGTCTGTCGCGAAACTAAATTTCTACTGCGAAATGCATATTTTGGCTGCGACTGTATCAGGGGCCCCAAAAAAATCTTGCGACGTGTCGCAGGCTTACACGCCTCAGATTTTTTAGACCCTTCCTTGTCTCACTCAAAATCTGCAATTCTCGTCACGAAATTTCATTTCGCGATAGACCCATCTAAATCAAAAACTATGGGCCGTTATAAAACATAAAAAAGAATTGGATGGGGCTGGGTAAGTGGCGCAAAGCCTCAAACTCAAGCCCCATCTTCTTCCTGAGTCCTACTAGCTATTCCGTAGATTTTGACATCTGGGAAGAAATTGAGAGAGCTAGCTACATCGAGACCAATTGCGGTCCAGTGTGGAGAGTGGTCAGTGTAGCTGTTTAAGTCTCGATCCTCCAGAATCATTGAAGGTGTAATCAGTGTAGCGACATGCACTATCTGATCTCCGTAAACCACCAAGAAAAGCTCTACGCATTCAAGAATTTGCGAGCAAATCACGGTGATTTGCGTGTTCGACACGGGCAGTGTTGACCTGAAAACAGATAACTTTTGCAGATTATCAAGATGTGTTCGATCGCTAAGCCAGCTTTGACTTACACCGCTCTGGACTTTCAGAGCTAGCCTAGAAAAAGAAGTTCTCTCGACGCCACTTTTAGTATCGTTAACGATCTTGAAGAATAAAGCCTGAATCAGGCTTGACGCTCTAGATCGAAGCGGAGATTGTGCGCTACCTGCGTCGATTGGTACTTCCAAGCAAACTTGTTTTGTAAACAGTTGTTTGCTTTCCACGACTGCTGAAGCTGCAAAACTTACATCCACCACGTGTTGATGGATTGGGGAACAGTCGTGCGCACTTAAAATAACGACGCTCTTTCCAAGCTTCCGCTTAACGACTAGCGATTGTCCATCGGGCAGCTCAAAGTGCAGTAGCTGAAGCTCTTCAGGGCTACATCCTGGAGTTTGTTCATCTGCTAAGCAGGCCACGGAAAAGCCAAAAGGATGCTCTACGTTACCCTGTGCAGGAGAAACAAGCATGATTTCAAAACGAGGAGGCGTACTTGATGTTGCTTGTCCGAAAACGGAGCTTGCAACCAACGCTGTTAAGTGACGAGTGATTTTCAATGTTTCCATTTTCTATTCCTTGATGTGAACCAATTTTTGGAGGCCAAGCCCCCGAAGGTAAAACCTTTTTGGCCCACAGTCTTTTGCTTTGCTGCAAGGCAAATAAAAAGACTGTTTTAAGAATTACTAATATAAAATTGAGAAAGAGCAGCGTTGAAGATAAAAAACGCTGTTACGGTTTTGCCAGTAACTTTGCAAGGATAGCAAAGTTACTGGCAAAATTCAAAATTGGACTAAGTAGCCTTTGGTGCCCAGCTATTACACCAACCTTTTGCAGAGACTAGACCGTCCATAAATAAAGCGCATTTGCCCCATTCGCCTTCTTGACCTTCGACTTTTAGACCGCCCTGCTGCCAAAGCATGCAATTGTTGCAAAACTGAGTTTCTGCTCCTGCTGCGGCAACCTTAGGAAATTTTCCCTTGTCGACTTTTCCTTTGTCATGTTGATAACCCATGGAAACGGCAATCGGGCTACTTAACTCAAGTGCTTTTGTTGGCGTAGCCGGTGCTTGAGCAACTGCACGCTTGCCTAAAGTAACTAGAGCTGGTGCTGCACTTAAAGTCAGCAAACTTTTCTTAATAAATTCTCTTCTCTGCATAATTCTCCTGTAATCAAATGATGGGATGAGAGTATTAATCCGTTGTTTGCAGAGCAAGCATTCAAATGATTGATATACCGAAATCGAAAAGTGCTAATCTTTAATTTGTGACGCTAGATTAATTTCATCAAGCATCGGATGCCCAATTTTCGAGCGTTTCTACAACGTTTGCTAGAAATGTATTCGCCGTAAATCCGTCAAGCACGCGGTGGTCGATAGTTAAAGTTAAATAGACACAAGGCCTAATTTCAATAGCGTCTTGTCCATGCTTTGTAATTACCTTGGCGCGCTTCTCAATTTTCCCAACGCCTAGAATCGCTGATTGTGGCTGAAGAATAATTGGTGTGGCTAATAAACTTCCACTTGTTCCATGGTTTGTAATCGTAAAGGTTCCGCCGCGGATATCACTCGTCTCAAGTCGTCCAAGCCGGGCACGATCAGTTAAGTCTGCTACAGACTTTGCCAATTCTTTAAAATTCTTCTGCTCAGCAGCATGCAGCACCGGAACAACTAAGCCTTCAGGGATTGCAACGGCTAGGCCAATATTACAGGTGTCAAAAAGTTCAATCGTGTCTTGATGTAGCCTGCTATTTACTTCAGGCACAGTTTGTAGCGCCTTAATGGCTGCAGTGACGAAATAGGGAGTAAAAGTTAATTTGATTTCATCGTTAAGAAAGGGCGTTTTATGAACTTCACGATGCGCAAAAACTCTAGATAAATCAGCTTCCATCACAGCGGTTACGTGCGGCGCAGTGCGCAGCATACTGGTCACCATATTCTGGGCGATAGTTTTACGCATTGCCGTAAGTGGAATGTGATGTGAAGGAATTTGCGGGCGAGGGTCGCTATTATTTTTTAAATAGTTCTCAACATCTTCAAGCGTAATTCTGCCACCGCGCCCAGTGCCCGAAATTGAGTCAGCAGACAAATTGTGATCCTTGATTAGTTTACGCACAGCTGGACTTAAATCAGCGTTGACTTGAGCTGCACTCGTTGGAGTTGAAGATTTTACTGCAACTTTTTCCGGCGCTGCGTTAGTTGTTGAACTTGCTGTGGCTCCAACCCGAAGACTACCTAGAATATCACCTGGCTCAACTTTATCACCTTCGTTTTTTAAGATCGCTTCAATTACACCAGCAGCAGGAGCCGGTATTTCGAGTGAAACTTTGTCGGTGCTGATTTCAACTAAGGGCTCGTACTGCTCAATGAATTGACCAGGTTTTTTGAGCCACGAGGATACAAAAGACTCACTGCCTTCTCTTTGGTCTGCAGGGAAAAGAATTTTAATCACGTCCGACATTGAACACCTTTATGTTTCAATTATTTTCTTCATAGTTTCGATCATCAAATCAACCGAAGGGATGACATGATCCATTAAATTCATATTGTGTGGAATGGGAATATCGTCAACTGCTAAACGCTCAATTGGAGCATCGAGCGAAAAGAATGCTTCTTTTGCAACGGTTGCACTGATTTCTGCACCAAAACCACAAGTAGCATAGTCTTCATGCACAATTAATAAACGACGACACTTTTTCACAGCCCCGAGTACGGCTTCTCGATCCCAAGGCACCAGTGTGCGTAAGTCAAGTAAGGTGCACTCGAAACCTGATTTTTCACAAGCTTCGTCAATACGCTCAACCATTGCCCCCCAAGTGACAATCGCGAGCTCATTTCCTTCACGGATTGTACGCGCTTTACCCAGTGGCAGGACAAAATCATCACCCGGATAGGGTCGTCTAGCCCAGGCATTGTCTAAGAGGTGACGGTGTTCAAAGAAAATACTCGGGTTATTGCTACGCAGCGCGGCACGTAAAAGCCCTACAGCATCTTCAGCGTTTGAAGGCACAAGCACTTGCCAGCCCACAGAATGAATCCAGGCAACTTCATCAGAAACACTGTGCCAAGGGTCACCGCACTTTGCAAAGCCTCCAGGAATGCGTACCACCATTGGTGCTGCAAAACGATTTGCCGTGCGCCAGCGCATTGTTCCAATGTTATGCAGCTGCTCTGTTGCCGGGTCAGCGTATTTTCTAAACTGAATTTCAGGAACAGGTAAAAGTCCATTTAAAGCCAGCCCGACTGAGCGGCCAATAATACCTTCTTCGGAAAGACTGGTATCAAAGACTCGGTTTGTTCCGAATTGTTCTTGCAAGCCAAGTGTTGCTGCATGAACTCCGCCTTTAGGGCCAACATCTTCACCGAAAACTAACACCTTTGGGTTAATTTTTAATTCATGTTCAAGCGTGCGACGGATTGCGGTGAGCATATTAATTCTAGTTGGCTCAGAATTTGGCACGCTGCTGCTTTGTGGAAAAGTGTGTCCTTCGGGAAGTAGCCCTCCGACTTTTTGTAAGGCTAAGTTTTTTGCATTTGGCGGAGTAAAATCGAAGACGAAATCAAAGATTTTTTCAGCATCAGGTTCACGACGCTTTAAGGCCGCATCGAGTGCTTGTGAAACTTCGCTTTTCACCTGCTCTTCAATTGCGGCGATGTTTGTCTGTGGGAGAATTGCGTTACTGAGATATTTAATCAAAGCTGCTAGCGGATCGCGAGCAAGTTCGCTGTCAATTAAGTCCCTTGTTTTATAGGCTTGAGTATCCTGTCCGGAATGACCAGAAAGCCTTGGGACAGTTAAGCGGACCAGGGCCGGGCCCTTCCAGCTACGCACGTGGGTTAATGCGTCTGTGAAAAGTTTTGCTGTTTCAACAGGGTCAGAGCCATTGCCATCATAAATATTTAAATTGGAAAAACTAGCAAGATTCTTAGCAATATTTGCTCCTGGGGTTTGCTTTTCGCTTGTTACAGAAATCGCATACTGGTTATCCTCAATGTAGAAGAGTACGGGCAGTGATAAAGTTGTGGCGATTGTTAAGGCTGACCAAAAACCATTGGTAGCAACCGACCCTTCACCACCGAGCACAACTGCAATTGCGCCTTGGCAAGTTTGATCGCCTAATTCTTGCGCACGGTAGACTAAGCCTTGAGCCCAGCCAACAGTTGGCGTGTATTGCGAGCCAACGTCACCTGACATCGGCAAAACTGTGGCTTTACCTTGTGAAGGTAAATTACAAACCACACCGATATCTCTGCCATCACTAAATCCACCAGACTTCATTAACGGACCAGCAAAAGCATCTTCGATTGTAAGTCCTTGAGTTAAAAGAATTGGCCTGCTGCGATAATATGCAGAGATTGAATCTCTTGGATGATTAATCAATGAACCAAGGATAATTTGCGGGACATCGTGGCCTCGTGCAGAAAACTGATAAATTACTTTTTTCTGTGGCAAGAGCTCAGTCTCTTCAAGACGATCGATTTCACGCGAAATCAAACACGTTCTTAAGACCTCAAGCCAATTAATTTCCTGCTGCGATTTTGCCATATTCCGTCGGAATAACCCCTTTTGAGATAGCCGAGGATGCCAAGAGAATGAAGGATAATCAACAACTCTTTAATCTACAATATTAATAGGGTATATATGCCTTCCATGACTTACGAAACGCTCAAAATAGAATCTTCCTGTACAACTTTTATTATTGCCCTAAATCGTCCGGACAAATTGAATAGCTTTAATCAGCAACTTTCGACTGAGCTCATCAATGTGCTTTCACTGGCACGTGATGACGAATCAATACGCGCGATTATTATTACTGGAATGGGGCGAGCATTTTCTGCTGGTCAGGATCTACAGGAATTCGAGGGGAGTAATTGGCCTAAGCTCGGGGCGATTCTACAACATCGCTATAACCCGATTGTGGAACTCCTACGCACCATCCCTAAACCGATCATCGCTGCAGTCAATGGCCCTGCTGCAGGAGCAGGTGCTAATCTTGCGTTGATGTGCGACTTGGTAATTGCCGCAGAAGAGAGTTCTTTGATGCAGGCCTTTATTCATGTGGGACTGGTTCCCGATACAGGTGGAACTTTCATTTTGCCGCGCTTAGTTGGAATGCATCAGGCCTTTAGACTTGCGGCTTTAGGCGAAAAACTTACTGCACAAGATGCTTTTCAGCTTGGACTTGTTTATAAAGTTGTAGCTGGCGGACAGTTAATGGAAGAAGCTCAATCGATGGCCAGCAAATTAGCGCTACTGCCTACTCAAGCAATTGGTCATTTAAAAGAAGCATTGAATAGCTCCCTCAGTCATAATCTCTTTGAGCAGTTAGAAATGGAAGTTAATCTTCAAACAAAATGTGGTGAAACGGCTGATTTTACTGAGGGCGTAAAATCTTTCCTCGAGAAGCGTAAGCCACATTTTATTGGTAAATAGTGCAATCAATTAACTCACGGGCAAAATTATGCTGGCTAAAGTTTATTTATGAATCATACAAAAGTTATTGGTATTGTTGGGTTAGGCACGATGGGTGCCGGTATTGTTGAAGTCTTTGCGCGACAAGGGTATCAGGTCATTGCTTGTGATGCTGATGAAAAGCAAGTTAACTCCTTAGTCCAACGCGTGCGGAACTCGCTTAGTCAATTAGTTTCACGTGGTAAACTTACCATTGAAGAATGCGAACAAAGTCTGGCGAAGATCAAAGCATCAAGGGATTTTTCACAGCTTCGTCCCGTTAATTTTTTAATTGAAGCCGTGGTTGAAGATCTGACTGCCAAACACGCACTTTTTCGTTCACTTGAACCGCAAGTCAGTGAAAACACAATTATTGCAACAAACACTTCTTCACTCTCAATTGCTGCTCTTTCTCGGGCCTTTAATCAGCCACAGCGTTTTATCGGCGTGCATTTCTTTAATCCCGCCACGCGAATGCAGCTAGTTGAGCTTATTCCCTCGCTGCAAACAGCAACACAGTGCACCACGGAGGCAAAAAAATTAATCCAATCACTTGAGAAAACAGTCGTGATTGCTAAAGATACGCCGGGATTTATTGTGAACCGCGTGGCGCGACCATTTTATGTTGAGGCTTTAAGAATTCATGATGAGGGAATTGCCGATCCTGCAACAATTGACTGGGCGATGAAGAAATTCGGCGGCTTTAAAATGGGGCCATTTGAGTTGATGGATTTAATCGGACACGATGTGAACTATGTTGTGACTGAAACTGTGTTTCAAGCAACTTATGGAGACTCGCGCTATCGGCCTTCGATTACACAGAAACGCTTACTCGAGGCAGGGCTTTTAGGGAAGAAAACTGGGCGTGGGTTCTATGATTACCGAGATGGGGCGCAGCTTCCCGAGCCGAATCAAGATCAAAAGTTAGGCCAGCAAATTTTTGAGAGAATTATTGCAATGCTAATTAATGAGGCCACTGAAACACTACACTGGAAAGTTGCCTCACGCGAGGATATTGACGCCGCTGTGACTCTTGGCGTTAACTACCCTCAGGGACTTTTACGTTGGGCCGATCAGCTGGGCATTGCACATGTGTTAGAAATTCTCCAAGCATTACAGCTCGAATACGAGGAAGAGCGCTATCGAGCGAGTATTCTACTAAAGCAGATGGCGAAAAATCAGCAGACTTTTTACGAAGTATAGTAAGTATCTGCCTGTCTGAATCTGATCGTTTCCATCCGCTG is from bacterium and encodes:
- a CDS encoding 2-oxo acid dehydrogenase subunit E2; its protein translation is MSDVIKILFPADQREGSESFVSSWLKKPGQFIEQYEPLVEISTDKVSLEIPAPAAGVIEAILKNEGDKVEPGDILGSLRVGATASSTTNAAPEKVAVKSSTPTSAAQVNADLSPAVRKLIKDHNLSADSISGTGRGGRITLEDVENYLKNNSDPRPQIPSHHIPLTAMRKTIAQNMVTSMLRTAPHVTAVMEADLSRVFAHREVHKTPFLNDEIKLTFTPYFVTAAIKALQTVPEVNSRLHQDTIELFDTCNIGLAVAIPEGLVVPVLHAAEQKNFKELAKSVADLTDRARLGRLETSDIRGGTFTITNHGTSGSLLATPIILQPQSAILGVGKIEKRAKVITKHGQDAIEIRPCVYLTLTIDHRVLDGFTANTFLANVVETLENWASDA
- a CDS encoding NAD(P)-binding domain-containing protein; its protein translation is MNHTKVIGIVGLGTMGAGIVEVFARQGYQVIACDADEKQVNSLVQRVRNSLSQLVSRGKLTIEECEQSLAKIKASRDFSQLRPVNFLIEAVVEDLTAKHALFRSLEPQVSENTIIATNTSSLSIAALSRAFNQPQRFIGVHFFNPATRMQLVELIPSLQTATQCTTEAKKLIQSLEKTVVIAKDTPGFIVNRVARPFYVEALRIHDEGIADPATIDWAMKKFGGFKMGPFELMDLIGHDVNYVVTETVFQATYGDSRYRPSITQKRLLEAGLLGKKTGRGFYDYRDGAQLPEPNQDQKLGQQIFERIIAMLINEATETLHWKVASREDIDAAVTLGVNYPQGLLRWADQLGIAHVLEILQALQLEYEEERYRASILLKQMAKNQQTFYEV
- a CDS encoding pyruvate dehydrogenase; translated protein: MAKSQQEINWLEVLRTCLISREIDRLEETELLPQKKVIYQFSARGHDVPQIILGSLINHPRDSISAYYRSRPILLTQGLTIEDAFAGPLMKSGGFSDGRDIGVVCNLPSQGKATVLPMSGDVGSQYTPTVGWAQGLVYRAQELGDQTCQGAIAVVLGGEGSVATNGFWSALTIATTLSLPVLFYIEDNQYAISVTSEKQTPGANIAKNLASFSNLNIYDGNGSDPVETAKLFTDALTHVRSWKGPALVRLTVPRLSGHSGQDTQAYKTRDLIDSELARDPLAALIKYLSNAILPQTNIAAIEEQVKSEVSQALDAALKRREPDAEKIFDFVFDFTPPNAKNLALQKVGGLLPEGHTFPQSSSVPNSEPTRINMLTAIRRTLEHELKINPKVLVFGEDVGPKGGVHAATLGLQEQFGTNRVFDTSLSEEGIIGRSVGLALNGLLPVPEIQFRKYADPATEQLHNIGTMRWRTANRFAAPMVVRIPGGFAKCGDPWHSVSDEVAWIHSVGWQVLVPSNAEDAVGLLRAALRSNNPSIFFEHRHLLDNAWARRPYPGDDFVLPLGKARTIREGNELAIVTWGAMVERIDEACEKSGFECTLLDLRTLVPWDREAVLGAVKKCRRLLIVHEDYATCGFGAEISATVAKEAFFSLDAPIERLAVDDIPIPHNMNLMDHVIPSVDLMIETMKKIIET
- the paaJ gene encoding phenylacetate-CoA oxygenase subunit PaaJ, with amino-acid sequence MVERTQTVPSNADILAVLAEVFDPEIPTLSVLDLGIVREVEASASKIKVKITPTYSGCPAMQMIENDIKQALGTKYTLPIQVDVVLAPAWTTEWLTEKGRAGLKASAIAPPDKLVTLGKQTPACPYCNSRETEKTSEFGSTACKSFYRCKACLQPFDYFKEL
- a CDS encoding enoyl-CoA hydratase/isomerase family protein, producing MTYETLKIESSCTTFIIALNRPDKLNSFNQQLSTELINVLSLARDDESIRAIIITGMGRAFSAGQDLQEFEGSNWPKLGAILQHRYNPIVELLRTIPKPIIAAVNGPAAGAGANLALMCDLVIAAEESSLMQAFIHVGLVPDTGGTFILPRLVGMHQAFRLAALGEKLTAQDAFQLGLVYKVVAGGQLMEEAQSMASKLALLPTQAIGHLKEALNSSLSHNLFEQLEMEVNLQTKCGETADFTEGVKSFLEKRKPHFIGK
- a CDS encoding high-potential iron-sulfur protein — encoded protein: MQRREFIKKSLLTLSAAPALVTLGKRAVAQAPATPTKALELSSPIAVSMGYQHDKGKVDKGKFPKVAAAGAETQFCNNCMLWQQGGLKVEGQEGEWGKCALFMDGLVSAKGWCNSWAPKAT
- the paaC gene encoding phenylacetate-CoA oxygenase subunit PaaC produces the protein MSKFDSQIATFATYLGDDMLVLGHRLSEWCGHGPMLEEDIALTNIALDCVGQAKFYFDLAGRLENQGRDADKLAYWRDEREFKNCVLVELPKGDFGVTILRQFLYETFYDLVLADLTNSKFEPLKDLALRAKRETNYHLKHTTEWIYRLGTGTAESHKRMQVALDYLYRYTAELFADDEVLDALSREQIAPKFSSLKQSWVNKVQTVLQAATLEIPTPVQGFSLNGRLGRHSEHLGHMLSEMQIVARSHPGATW